The following coding sequences are from one Hymenobacter sp. DG25A window:
- a CDS encoding NUDIX domain-containing protein, whose product MHITHRQLLHNGHYKLSQLIVQDGVKELRRERFEPGQAVAALVFDTHRQEYILVRQYRVGAEDEVLEIPAGVLDHEGEAPDEAMRREIMEEIGYEVDKLNLIAGFYPSPGNSAEFIHLYYAEVSRQTAAGGGAAAENEKIEIIRLPLDKLLQQPIQDGKTWMAIQWAQLHSGNSQQV is encoded by the coding sequence ATGCACATTACGCACCGCCAGCTCCTGCACAATGGTCATTATAAGCTAAGTCAGCTGATAGTTCAGGATGGTGTCAAAGAGTTGCGGCGGGAGCGGTTTGAGCCCGGCCAGGCAGTAGCAGCGCTGGTTTTTGACACCCATCGGCAGGAATATATTCTGGTGCGCCAATACCGGGTAGGGGCTGAAGATGAGGTGCTGGAAATTCCGGCCGGCGTGCTGGACCATGAGGGAGAAGCTCCGGACGAAGCCATGCGCCGCGAGATTATGGAAGAAATTGGCTACGAAGTAGATAAGCTGAATCTGATAGCTGGTTTTTACCCTTCGCCCGGAAATAGCGCCGAGTTTATCCATTTGTACTACGCCGAAGTAAGCCGCCAAACCGCTGCTGGTGGCGGGGCCGCTGCCGAAAACGAGAAAATAGAAATCATACGCCTGCCCTTGGACAAGCTGCTGCAGCAACCTATCCAGGACGGTAAAACCTGGATGGCTATTCAATGGGCCCAGCTTCATTCCGGCAATAGCCAAC
- a CDS encoding DEAD/DEAH box helicase produces the protein MSFDELNLIDPILRALQEEGYTTPTPIQQQAIPHVLDGRDLLGVAQTGTGKTAAFTVPILQVLHQTAQVERHSQSRIRCLVLTPTRELAIQIGESFAAYGRHLKMRHTVIFGGVGQLPQTNALKRGVEVLIATPGRLLDLMGQGFVDLRHIEVFVLDEADRMLDMGFIHDIKRILPKLPTSRQTLFFSATMPSQIQQLADSILRPNPVKVAVTPVSSTADTVTQAVYLVEKNDKPALLEHLLGDKTIRRVLVFTRTKHGADRVVKTLAKASIPAEAIHGNKSQNHRQRALSNFKAGSTRVLVATDIAARGIDVDELTHVINYEIPNEPETYVHRIGRTGRAGANGIALSFVEDEERAYLQDIQLLIRRQIDVVDKHPYSSNSVAPVLLHGGAPIKKPKGPAGRPARPGRGPREERPSRSHSDSNASSRPSRPSGHSAGSSSGGSGSRAGSGAGSGGAGGPRRSFRGGSRSGGAGTR, from the coding sequence ATGTCTTTCGACGAATTGAATCTGATTGACCCTATTCTGCGCGCTTTGCAAGAAGAAGGGTATACTACTCCTACCCCTATTCAGCAGCAAGCTATACCGCACGTGCTGGATGGCCGCGACCTACTGGGCGTGGCTCAAACCGGCACCGGCAAAACCGCCGCCTTTACCGTTCCTATCCTGCAGGTGCTGCACCAGACGGCTCAGGTAGAGCGTCATTCCCAGTCCCGTATTCGTTGCCTGGTGCTTACGCCCACCCGCGAGCTGGCCATTCAGATTGGTGAAAGCTTTGCGGCGTACGGCCGCCACCTGAAAATGCGCCACACCGTTATTTTTGGCGGCGTGGGCCAACTGCCCCAAACCAATGCCCTGAAACGCGGCGTGGAAGTCCTGATTGCCACCCCCGGTCGTTTGCTCGACCTGATGGGCCAGGGCTTCGTTGATTTGCGTCATATTGAAGTATTTGTGCTGGATGAAGCTGACCGCATGCTGGACATGGGCTTTATCCATGATATCAAGCGCATTCTGCCTAAGCTGCCTACCAGCCGCCAAACGCTGTTTTTCTCGGCTACCATGCCTAGTCAGATTCAGCAGCTGGCCGACAGCATTCTGCGCCCTAACCCCGTGAAAGTGGCGGTTACACCCGTTTCCAGCACTGCTGATACGGTTACGCAGGCAGTATACCTGGTAGAAAAGAATGATAAGCCGGCCTTGCTGGAGCATTTACTGGGCGATAAAACCATTCGCCGGGTACTGGTCTTCACGCGCACTAAGCACGGCGCCGACCGGGTGGTGAAAACCCTGGCCAAAGCCAGCATCCCCGCCGAAGCTATTCACGGTAACAAGTCGCAAAACCATCGGCAGCGCGCTTTGTCCAACTTCAAAGCCGGTTCTACCCGCGTGCTGGTAGCTACCGACATTGCGGCCCGCGGCATTGATGTGGATGAGTTGACCCACGTTATCAACTACGAAATACCGAACGAGCCCGAAACCTACGTGCACCGCATTGGCCGCACCGGCCGGGCTGGGGCGAATGGTATTGCGCTTTCCTTCGTGGAAGATGAGGAGCGGGCTTATCTGCAGGATATTCAACTGCTGATTCGTCGGCAGATTGATGTGGTGGATAAGCACCCCTACAGCAGCAACTCCGTTGCCCCTGTGCTACTGCATGGTGGTGCCCCCATCAAAAAGCCGAAAGGCCCGGCTGGTCGCCCGGCGCGCCCTGGTCGTGGGCCCCGGGAGGAACGTCCCTCCCGCTCACATTCCGATTCTAATGCTTCTTCCCGCCCTTCACGGCCTTCCGGGCACTCGGCTGGTAGCAGCAGCGGTGGTTCCGGCAGCCGTGCTGGTAGTGGTGCTGGAAGCGGCGGAGCTGGTGGCCCCCGGCGCTCCTTCCGCGGAGGCAGCCGCTCCGGCGGTGCCGGTACCCGCTAA